From a region of the Lactuca sativa cultivar Salinas chromosome 4, Lsat_Salinas_v11, whole genome shotgun sequence genome:
- the LOC111895319 gene encoding 11-beta-hydroxysteroid dehydrogenase A — MDLINGVLNLVAPPFTFFTMLLFLPPWIFFKFCLGILRSVISENISGKVVLITGASSGIGEHLAYEYASRGACLALCARRESRLREVADRCRHIGSPDVIVIRADVSHAHDCKRIVDETVNHFNRLDHLVNNAGISQVCMLEEADDITNLRPVMDINFWGSVYTTKFAVPHLRNSCGRIIVLSSSASWIPLPRMSIYNASKAALAQFYDTLRVEFGSDIKITVVTPGFIESELTQGKFLSHEGKLVVDYDARDMQVNLSPVMKVERCARSIVKGALRGERYVTEPGWMKMSYVWKVLWPEAMEWINRLMCMTTVGGDSRDDTFGKKVLDISGAQNILYPQSIQSSEMKVD, encoded by the exons ATGGATTTGATTAATGGAGTCTTGAATCTAGTAGCACCTCCTTTCACCTTCTTCACCATGTTACTCTTCCTCCCTCCATGGATCTTCTTCAAATTCTGCCTCGGCATCCTTCGTTCCGTCATCTCTGAAAATATCTCCGGCAAAGTCGTCCTTATCACCGGCGCCTCCTCCGGTATCGGCGAG CATCTCGCATACGAATATGCTAGCAGAGGAGCCTGCTTGGCTCTGTGTGCTCGGAGAGAGAGTCGTCTCCGTGAAGTAGCTGACCGGTGCCGGCATATAGGATCGCCTGATGTTATAGTTATCCGCGCTGATGTCTCCCACGCTCATGACTGCAAACGGATTGTTGATGAAACTGTTAACCACTTCAATCGAT TGGACCATTTGGTGAATAACGCTGGAATCTCTCAAGTCTGCATGTTGGAAGAAGCAGATGATATCACGAATTTACGCCCTGTTATG GATATAAACTTCTGGGGTTCGGTTTACACCACAAAGTTTGCAGTTCCTCACCTGAGAAACAGTTGTGGAAGAATCATCGTACTTTCTTCTTCGGCTTCATGGATTCCTCTTCCAAGGATGAGCATTTACAAT GCAAGCAAAGCAGCACTAGCACAGTTTTATGATACGTTGAGGGTTGAATTCGGGTCGGATATCAAAATCACTGTTGTGACTCCCGGATTCATAGAGTCTGAACTTACTCAAGGCAAATTCCTTTCCCACGAAGGCAAATTAGTAGTCGACTATGATGCTCGAGAT ATGCAAGTGAACTTGTCGCCGGTGATGAAAGTTGAAAGATGTGCAAGGTCGATAGTGAAAGGAGCTCTTAGAGGAGAACGCTATGTgactgaacctgggtggatgaaAATGAGTTACGTGTGGAAGGTATTGTGGCCGGAGGCTATGGAGTGGATTAATCGGTTGATGTGTATGACGACAGTTGGTGGGGATTCTCGCGATGACACTTTTGGGAAGAAGGTTCTGGACATCTCCGGAGCTCAGAACATTCTGTATCCGCAGAGCATTCAGTCGTCGGAGATGAAGGTGGACTAA
- the LOC111895322 gene encoding 11-beta-hydroxysteroid dehydrogenase A, with translation MDFLHRLLNLIAPIVTLNALFFLTPLYCVFKVLCYINRSISKEDVTGKVVLIVGASSGIGEHIAYEYARRGSYLVLAARREKSLRDVAETAKLLGAPEAIAIPTDVSDIDDCKRLIDETIKRFGRLNHLVNCAGVTPMCMVEEITDITNFTSVMDTNFWGYVYMTYLSIPYLRKTKGKIIVIASSASWMPAPRMSFYNASKAAVVSFYESLRLELGSDVGITIVTPGLTESEMSQGKIMNKDGEMIVDQDMRDAEMSIMPIELATASAMAVVDGGCRGDVYMSEPKWIQTTAYWVALFPEMVEWVNRWFLWVKVGASPLDAPSKKLLDVPGLRRLAQPDSVRSPEIKKG, from the exons ATGGATTTTCTTCACAGACTCCTCAATTTGATTGCTCCTATAGTAACCCTCAATGCACTCTTCTTCCTCACTCCGCTTTATTGCGTTTTCAAAGTTTTATGCTATATCAATCGTTCCATTTCAAAGGAAGACGTCACCGGAAAAGTTGTATTGATCGTCGGAGCATCTTCAGGAATCGGTGAG CATATCGCATATGAGTACGCCAGAAGAGGATCATATCTGGTCCTGGCTGCTAGAAGAGAGAAGAGCCTCCGTGATGTTGCGGAAACCGCCAAGTTACTCGGTGCACCGGAAGCCATCGCGATTCCGACTGATGTTTCCGATATTGATGATTGCAAGCGACTAATCGACGAAACTATCAAGCGTTTTGGACGAT TAAATCATCTGGTGAATTGTGCTGGGGTGACACCAATGTGCATGGTAGAAGAGATAACAGATATCACAAATTTCACATCAGTCATG GATACAAACTTCTGGGGTTACGTGTATATGACATATCTTTCAATTCCATACCTGAGAAAGACGAAAGGGAAAATTATAGTAATCGCTTCATCTGCTTCATGGATGCCTGCACCTCGAATGAGCTTCTACAAT GCAAGCAAAGCGGCAGTTGTAAGCTTTTACGAGTCATTAAGGCTTGAACTCGGTTCAGACGTCGGAATCACAATCGTGACTCCGGGGTTGACGGAATCGGAAATGAGTCAAGGCAAAATCATGAATAAAGATGGGGAGATGATAGTTGATCAGGACATGAGAGAT GCGGAGATGAGTATTATGCCGATTGAGTTGGCGACGGCGTCTGCCATGGCTGTTGTAGATGGTGGTTGCCGGGGAGATGTGTACATGTCGGAGCCGAAGTGGATCCAGACGACGGCGTATTGGGTGGCGCTTTTCCCGGAGATGGTGGAGTGGGTGAATCGATGGTTTTTATGGGTGAAGGTAGGGGCGTCGCCGCTGGATGCACCTAGCAAGAAGCTGTTGGATGTGCCGGGACTGAGGCGTCTGGCGCAGCCGGATTCTGTCAGATCGCCGGAGATAAAGAAAGGATAA